A window from Synechococcus sp. RSCCF101 encodes these proteins:
- a CDS encoding Ni/Fe hydrogenase subunit alpha: MARTVVIDPVTRIEGHAKITLHLGEDGRLDDARFHVVEYRGFEKFCEGRPFTEMAGITARICGICPVSHLLAAAKTGDKLLAVQPPPAARKLRRLLNLAQLCQSHALSFFHLSSPDFLLGWESDPARRNVFGLMAADPDLARAGIRLRQFGQQILELLGGRKIHSAWAVPGGVRSHLSAEARAWILERLPEAKATITTALELFKGLLDGPLQHEQRCFGDFPSLFMGLVGPGGRWECIDGLIRFVDSEGRIVADGLSEDDYADYLGEAVEEWSYLKFPYYKPMGYPAGIYRVGPLARLNVCESIGSPWADAELKEFRQRSGTEASGGRIVTSSFAFHHARLVEIVACLEGIEQLVADDSLMTDRIRASASLNANEAVGVSEAPRGTLFHHYRVDDNGLITRVNLIIATGQNNLAMNRTVAQIAREFINEPVAADAEIPEPLLNRVEAGIRCFDPCLSCSTHAAGQMPLHIELRDAGGALLAERMRE, encoded by the coding sequence ATGGCCCGCACCGTTGTGATCGATCCGGTGACCCGCATCGAGGGTCACGCCAAGATCACCCTCCATCTCGGCGAGGACGGGCGCCTGGACGATGCCCGCTTCCACGTGGTGGAGTACCGCGGCTTCGAGAAGTTCTGCGAGGGGCGGCCCTTCACCGAGATGGCGGGCATCACGGCCCGCATCTGCGGCATCTGCCCGGTGAGCCATCTGCTGGCCGCCGCCAAGACCGGCGACAAGCTGCTGGCGGTGCAGCCGCCACCGGCGGCCCGCAAGCTGCGGCGGCTGCTCAACCTGGCCCAGCTCTGCCAGAGCCACGCCCTGTCGTTCTTTCATCTCAGCAGCCCCGATTTCCTGCTGGGCTGGGAGAGCGATCCGGCCCGCCGCAACGTGTTCGGCCTGATGGCGGCCGATCCCGATCTGGCCCGCGCCGGCATCCGCCTTCGTCAGTTCGGCCAGCAGATCCTCGAGCTGCTGGGAGGGCGCAAGATCCATTCGGCCTGGGCAGTGCCCGGTGGGGTGCGCTCGCATCTCAGCGCCGAGGCCCGGGCCTGGATTCTGGAGCGGCTGCCGGAGGCGAAGGCCACGATCACCACGGCGCTGGAGCTGTTCAAGGGCCTGCTCGACGGGCCGCTGCAGCACGAACAGCGCTGCTTCGGCGACTTCCCCTCCCTGTTCATGGGGCTGGTGGGGCCCGGCGGCCGCTGGGAGTGCATCGACGGCCTGATCCGCTTCGTGGACAGCGAGGGCCGGATCGTGGCCGATGGCCTCTCGGAGGACGACTACGCCGATTACCTCGGTGAGGCGGTGGAGGAGTGGAGCTATCTCAAGTTCCCCTACTACAAACCGATGGGCTACCCGGCGGGGATCTACCGGGTGGGGCCGCTGGCGCGGCTCAACGTGTGCGAGTCGATCGGCAGCCCATGGGCCGATGCCGAACTGAAGGAGTTCCGCCAGCGCAGCGGCACGGAGGCCAGCGGCGGCCGCATCGTCACGTCGTCGTTCGCCTTCCACCACGCCCGGCTGGTGGAGATCGTGGCCTGCCTGGAGGGCATCGAGCAGCTGGTGGCGGACGACAGCCTGATGACCGACCGCATCCGTGCCAGCGCCTCACTCAATGCCAACGAGGCGGTGGGCGTGAGCGAAGCACCGCGCGGCACCCTGTTTCACCACTACCGCGTCGACGACAACGGCCTGATCACTCGGGTGAATCTGATCATCGCCACCGGCCAGAACAACCTGGCGATGAACCGCACCGTGGCCCAGATCGCCCGCGAATTCATCAACGAGCCCGTGGCCGCCGATGCCGAGATCCCCGAGCCCCTGCTCAACCGGGTGGAAGCCGGCATCCGCTGCTTCGATCCCTGCCTGTCCTGCAGCACCCACGCCGCCGGCCAGATGCCGCTCCACATCGAGCTGCGCGATGCCGGCGGTGCGCTGCTGGCGGAGCGGATGCGGGAGTGA